The Sphaerisporangium siamense genome includes the window CACCGGGAGCGAGGTGTGGGCCCGGGTGCGCTCGACCAGGCCCTCGGCGGCCGAGCCGACCGAGTCGCGCGCGCCGGTGACGCCCATGAGCGAGGCGGCGTAGACGAAGCCGGTGCAGCAGTCGGCCACGGCCTGGATGCGCTCGCCCGTGGAGCTCGGGGCGACCAGGAAGACGGTGTCGATGCCGGCCTCGGCGCTGTACCGGCGCCAGGGCCCGGCCTCCTCGGGGGTGAGGTCGGGGGTGATGGTGCCGACGCCGCCCGCGGCGGCGAGGTCGCGGGCGAAACGCTCGGCGCCGTAGCGGTCGATGGGGTTCCAGTACGTCATGACCAGAACGGCGGCGCCGGTCTTGGCCACGCCCTCGACGGTGCGCAGCACGTCGGCGATGCGGGTGCCGCCGGTGAGCGCGCGGTGCACGGCGGCCTGGATGGTGGGGCCGTCCATGAGGGGATCGGAGTAGGGCAGGCCGATCTCGATGACGTCGCAGCCGGCCTCCACCATCGCGCTCGCGGCGGCGATGCCGCCGTCCTTGCTGGGGAAGCCCGCCGGGAGGTACCCGACCAGGGCGGCCCGCTTGTCGGCCCGCGCCTTCTCGAACACCGTCTGAAGAGTCGTCATGTCAGAGAGTCCCGCTCACAGGTTCTGGGGCCCACAGGCCTACAGGTTGAAATATTTCATGGCGGTGCCCATGTCCTTGTCGCCGCGGCCCGAGAGGTTCACCAGGATGGTGGCCTCGGGGCCCAGCTCGCGGCCGAGCTTGATCGCCCCGGCGAGGGCGTGCGCCGACTCGATGGCCGGGATGATGCCCTCGGTGCGCGCGAGGACGGAGAAGGCCTCCATCGCCTCGGCGTCGGTGACGCCGTGGTAGGTCGCGCGGCCGGAGTCCTTCAGCCAGGCGTGCTCGGGGCCGACGCCGGGGTAGTCCAGGCCCGCGGAGATCGAGTGGGACTCGATGGTCTGGCCCTCGTCGTCCTGCAGGACGTAGGTGCGCGCGCCGTGCAGGACGCCGATCGAGCCCTCGGTGAGGGTGAGGGCGTGCTCGCCGGACGCGAGGCCGTGGCCGCCCGCCTCGTAGCCGTGCAGGGCGACGCCCTCGTCGCCGATGAAGGCGTGGAAGATGCCGATGGCGTTGGAGCCGCCGCCGACGGCCGCGGCGACGGCGTCGGGCAGCCGGCCGGTCAGCTCCAGGACCTGGCGGCGGGCCTCGACGCCGATGATGCGCGCGAAGTCGCGGACGATCTCGGGGAACGGGTGGGGGCCGGCGACGGTGCCGAACAGGTAGTGCGTGGAGTCGACGTTGGTGACCCAGTCGCGGAAGGCCTCGTTGATGGCGTCCTTGAGCGTGCGGCTGCCGTTGGCGACGGGGACGACCCGGGCGCCGAGGAGCTTCATGCGGGCGACGTTGAGCGCCTGGCGCTCGCAGTCGACCTCGCCCATGTAGATGACGCATTCGAGGCCGAGCAGCGCGCAGGCGGTCGCGGTGGCGACGCCGTGCTGGCCGGCGCCGGTCTCGGCGATCACGCGGCTCTTGCCGAGGCGCTTGGTGAGCAGGGCCTGGCCGAGCACGTTGTTGATCTTGTGGGCGCCGGTGTGCGTGAGGTCCTCGCGCTTGAGCAGAACGCGGGCGCCGCCGGCGACCTCGGAGAACCTGCGGACCTCGGTCACGGCGGTGGGCCGCCCGGCGTAGGTGCGCAGCAGGTGGTCGAACTCGCGCAGGAACGCGACGTCGGACTTGGCGTCCTCGTAGGCCTTGGCGACCTCGTCGAGGGCGGGGATCAGGGCTTCGGGCACGAATCTGCCGCCGAACACCCCGAATCGCCCGCGGACGTCGGGATCGTCGCCTGCCGCGCCGTTGCCGGCGAGGTCGGCCGCGGTGATCAGGGTGCCCTCTGTGCTCACTGCTGCCTCTCGGGTCCGTTGTCGAATCGGGACGCGGGGTGCGCTCCGGCCGTGACCAGGTCGACCACGGCGGCCCGCGGGTCCTTGCCGGTGACCAGGCTCTCGCCCACGAGCACGGCGTCGGCGCCCGCGCGGGCGTAGGCCAGCAGGTCGTGCGGGCCCCGGACACCGGACTCGGCGATCTTGATGACGCCGTCCGGGATCTTGGGGGCCAGCCTGGCGAACACGTCGCGGTCGACCTCAAGGGTTTTGAGGTCGCGCGCGTTCACGCCGATGATGCGCGCGCCGGCGTCCAGAGCCCGGTCGAGCTCCTCCTCAGTATGCACCTCGACCAGCGGCGCGAGGCCGATCGACTCGGCCCTTTCGATCAATGAGATCAAAGCGTTCTGGTCGAGGGCCGCCACGATGAGGAGCGCGAGGTCGGCGCCGTACGCGCGGGCCTCCCACAGCTGGTAGGAGGTGACGACGAAGTCCTTGCGGAGGATGGGGATGTCGACCGCGGCGCGGACCGCGGCCAGGTCCTCCAGGCTGCCGCCGAAGCGGCGGCGCTCGGTGAGCACGCTGATGACGTGCGCGCCGCCCGCCTCGTAGTCGCTCGCGAGCGCCGCGGGGTCGGCGATGGCGGCCAGCGCGCCCTTGGAGGGGCTGGACCGCTTGACCTCGGCGATGACCGAGACCTTGTCGCCGCCGAGCGCGGCGTAGACGTCCTTGGTGGCCGGCGCGCGCTGGGCGCGCTCCTGGAGCTCGGTCAACGACACGTCACGCTGCCGATCGGCGAGGTCGGCACGCACGCCGTCCAGG containing:
- the trpC gene encoding indole-3-glycerol phosphate synthase TrpC, with product MSVLDEILDGVRADLADRQRDVSLTELQERAQRAPATKDVYAALGGDKVSVIAEVKRSSPSKGALAAIADPAALASDYEAGGAHVISVLTERRRFGGSLEDLAAVRAAVDIPILRKDFVVTSYQLWEARAYGADLALLIVAALDQNALISLIERAESIGLAPLVEVHTEEELDRALDAGARIIGVNARDLKTLEVDRDVFARLAPKIPDGVIKIAESGVRGPHDLLAYARAGADAVLVGESLVTGKDPRAAVVDLVTAGAHPASRFDNGPERQQ
- the trpA gene encoding tryptophan synthase subunit alpha translates to MTTLQTVFEKARADKRAALVGYLPAGFPSKDGGIAAASAMVEAGCDVIEIGLPYSDPLMDGPTIQAAVHRALTGGTRIADVLRTVEGVAKTGAAVLVMTYWNPIDRYGAERFARDLAAAGGVGTITPDLTPEEAGPWRRYSAEAGIDTVFLVAPSSTGERIQAVADCCTGFVYAASLMGVTGARDSVGSAAEGLVERTRAHTSLPVCVGLGVGTGAQAAEVAKYADGVIVGSAFIRRLLDAPDEAAGLAAVRELGAELAAGVRS
- the trpB gene encoding tryptophan synthase subunit beta codes for the protein MITAADLAGNGAAGDDPDVRGRFGVFGGRFVPEALIPALDEVAKAYEDAKSDVAFLREFDHLLRTYAGRPTAVTEVRRFSEVAGGARVLLKREDLTHTGAHKINNVLGQALLTKRLGKSRVIAETGAGQHGVATATACALLGLECVIYMGEVDCERQALNVARMKLLGARVVPVANGSRTLKDAINEAFRDWVTNVDSTHYLFGTVAGPHPFPEIVRDFARIIGVEARRQVLELTGRLPDAVAAAVGGGSNAIGIFHAFIGDEGVALHGYEAGGHGLASGEHALTLTEGSIGVLHGARTYVLQDDEGQTIESHSISAGLDYPGVGPEHAWLKDSGRATYHGVTDAEAMEAFSVLARTEGIIPAIESAHALAGAIKLGRELGPEATILVNLSGRGDKDMGTAMKYFNL